One genomic window of Amphiura filiformis chromosome 3, Afil_fr2py, whole genome shotgun sequence includes the following:
- the LOC140148933 gene encoding uncharacterized protein codes for MICSRASTADWQTLKLYLVSWAFLILGITQTAESTGLTPDTGRPPIDFQLTGGVTSNEGRLEVRFPNSTEWQGICRSSFYPIYASVICQDLGWWSACHALTTSDAQAHTPSSGSGILTLDGDCLGSESSLWECQNVAFIDASQSCKTGDDVWLVCIANPTDLEVRLSGGNFEGEGYVEMRCSNQKWGTVCAQDWDIRDANTVCQQLGYPWAFSTTPDAFPTINLGEVGYDKFVCVGNENAVGECPFTAGAECASPNTTPAGVQCGVVFNHQSTNFPVNLCSGHHCGHAKSTAPVSDPRQDCRCDCQCDMFNDCCYDFSNQNVPCSDSDSAFWKGVDKTLYECSPVPGSDIYHTAYVLITKCPVSVVDTTERSLCEMNRDFNDVIGLLPVFDSEGRAYKNIFCAVCHGLTIQDVTQWGIRLNHDPNNVGGGGYVNPSLIIALSGDIVGFEVVPSGRVSEPRRCPYDVVDKCPSDFINGYLHNLCSIYYAPVTFDGVLYRNPHCAICNGVELPESQYCTECPDECPRDPFLPCFGVNCPTLVTFETVDVHFSFDAFLEGVYSEAEQVSCPNGELYDPFIRQCTSVPCTSAFNRTEETCLTPEAPTDAPAKIPVETLTNTPSKSPTAEDPERVSAKAVPGGITAISGGITAFPGGITAVPGGITISTTTRESITSTESAPTTTVEINTLNPILHCLLQEIGFSFQFLSIEDTITARVNATSEKMSNTCPDPVSLSIVFKDYSYAYPLITALDGASKDNADQLDLCSSCNITNISLYLKQQFNPISDKLRTQCTTFFKSESELYPNLIESQTDNNFLALIQYNLTNIYNSTRVPDVCVEGSQLACVSTTVEPFNYQVVDADRTIWLTNYKNYNITLSREEYAFQTDGTVEVCSSRLLMPWSMRPIFEIVIVACVGLSVVSLLVLFMLYCCNSRLRDVPGKCLLNMFVALIVGLTLSIVSELFLFHKIACLSVAAVAHFAWLGAFGWLTLFASVIAIGVESKAAYLFCKMFVFGWIMPGVAIGVCLWIHFCQCMNVELSYGGDTQCSLQGSEALLFSLVVPILVLLLVSTIAFICGVLRVRKIREFVTAFTEEITESTVSDIILYIVLCLLLLIPWGLAIADLLFQIQILNDINRVTYSLQGIFVFSALLSTDRVRSLYRQKNPQPPLLEGDTPAGVNRQLSTRLDAPDGASNRVWLKRNSNHEGDIQFPGGSAGDDTWL; via the exons ATGATTTGTTCAAGAGCATCTACGGCTGACTGGCAAACTCTTAAGTTGTACCTGGTTTCCTGGGCGTTTCTCATTCTAGGAATAACACAAACGGCTGAGTCTACTGGTTTAACACCAG ATACTGGCAGACCTCCGATAGATTTTCAACTCACTGGTGGTGTCACGTCAAATGAAGGGCGTCTTGAGGTACGCTTTCCAAATTCAACCGAATGGCAGGGTATTTGTAGAAGTTCATTCTATCCAATCTATGCCTCTGTAATATGTCAAGATTTAGGCTGGTGGTCTGCTTGTCATGCCCTCACAACAAGTGATGCACAAGCACACACTCCAAGCTCTGGTAGTGGCATCCTGACATTAGATGGTGATTGCTTGGGTTCGGAATCTTCTCTATGGGAGTGTCAAAATGTAGCTTTCATCGACGCTTCTCAGAGTTGTAAGACGGGAGACGACGTGTGGTTGGTTTGTATAGCAA ATCCGACAGACCTAGAGGTTCGCCTTTCTGGAGGTAACTTCGAAGGCGAAGGATACGTGGAAATGCGTTGTTCAAATCAGAAATGGGGCACAGTTTGCGCACAAGATTGGGACATACGTGATGCCAATACTGTATGTCAGCAATTAGGATACCCATGGGCCTTTTCAACGACACCTGACGCCTTTCCTACGATTAATCTAGGAGAAGTGGGTTACGATAAATTTGTGTGCGTCGGAAATGAAAACGCTGTCGGAGAATGTCCATTTACGGCAGGTGCTGAATGCGCAAGCCCTAATACAACACCTGCAGGTGTACAGTGTGGAGTTG taTTCAACCACCAATCGACAAATTTCCCTGTGAACTTGTGCAGCGGACATCACTGCGGACATGCGAAAAGCACTGCTCCTGTCAGCGACCCACGTCAGGATTGTCGCTGTGACTGCCAATGTGATATGTTCAACGACTGCTGCTATGATTTCAGCAACCAGAATGTACCTTGCAGTGACTCCGATTCGGCATTCTGGAAAGGAGTCGACAAGACATTGTATGAGTGCAGCCCAGTACCAGGAAGCGACATTTATCATACTGCGTATGTTTTAATCACCAAATGTCCTGTATCTGTCGTTGATACAACTGAAAGGTCATTATGCGAAATGAACAGAGATTTCAACGATGTCATTGGCTTATTACCAGTATTTGATTCAGAGGGTAGAGCATACAAGAACATCTTCTGTGCAGTTTGTCATGGATTAACTATCCAAGATGTTACTCAGTGGGGAATTCGCTTAAATCATGATCCTAATAATGTAGGAGGTGGAGGATACGTTAATCCGTCGTTAATCATTGCATTATCTGGTGATATCGTTGGTTTTGAGGTTGTACCATCAGGACGTGTATCTGAACCAAGAAGATGTCCATATGACGTGGTCGACAAATGTCCAAGTGATTTCATCAATGGATATCTTCACAACCTCTGTTCTATTTATTACGCCCCTGTGACCTTTGATGGTGTTTTGTATAGGAACCCACACTGTGCCATATGTAATGGCGTGGAGCTCCCAGAGTCACAATACTGCACTGAGTGCCCTGATGAATGTCCTAGAGATCCATTTTTACCTTGCTTTGGTGTTAATTGTCCAACACTTGTTACCTTCGAAACAGTCGATGTCCATTTCAGTTTTGACGCATTTTTGGAAGGAGTATACAGTGAAGCAGAACAAGTTTCTTGCCCAAATGGAGAATTATATGATCCCTTCATACGTCAATGTACAAGTGTACCGTGCACATCAGCGTTTAATCGAACGGAAGAAACGTGTCTTACACCAGAGGCCCCAACAGATGCACCAGCAAAAATCCCAGTAGAAACCCTAACAAACACTCCTTCAAAAAGTCCCACAGCAGAGGACCCAGAAAGGGTTTCCGCAAAGGCAGTCCCCGGAGGAATTACAGCGATCTCCGGAGGAATTACAGCGTTCCCCGGAGGAATTACAGCTGTCCCCGGAGGAATTACAATATCTACAACAACAAGAGAATCTATTACTTCTACGGAAAGCGCACCAACTACTACGGTTGAAATCAATACGCTTAATCCTATTTTGCACTGTCTTCTACAGGAAATTGGTTTCAGCTTTCAGTTTCTGAGTATTGAAGATACCATCACTGCTCGTGTTAATGCCACCtctgagaaaatgtcaaataccTGTCCAGATCCAGTATCTTTGTCCATTGTCTTCAAGGACTACAGTTACGCGTATCCACTTATCACAGCACTTGATGGTGCATCCAAAGATAACGCCGATCAATTAGATTTATGTTCTTCTTGCAATATCACAAATATAAGCCTCTACCTAAAACAGCAATTCAATCCAATATCTGACAAGCTGAGAACCCAATGCACAACGTTCTTTAAATCAGAGTCAGAATTGTATCCAAATCTCATCGAAAGCCAAACTGACAATAATTTCTTAGCTTTAATACAATATAACCTTACGAACATCTACAATTCCACGCGTGTGCCTGATGTATGTGTAGAAGGAAGTCAACTGGCATGTGTCTCAACTACAGTGGAACCGTTTAACTATCAAGTAGTTGATGCAGATAGAACAATATGGTTAACTAATTACAAGAATTACAACATAACTCTTTCGAGAGAAGAATACGCTTTCCAAACTGACGGGACAGTGGAAGTGTGTTCATCACGACTGTTGATGCCTTGGTCGATGCggccaatttttgaaattgttattgTCGCGTGTGTTGGTTTATCCGTGGTTTCCTTGCTTGTTCTATTTATGTTATACTGCTGTAATTCGAGACTTCGCGATGTACCCGGCAAATGTCTCCTTAACATGTTCGTTGCACTCATCGTTGGACTTACATTGTCCATTGTTTCCGAATTGTTTCTATTCCATAAGATAGCATGTCTATCTGTGGCTGCTGTAGCGCATTTCGCATGGCTTGGAGCATTTGGATGGTTGACTTTATTTGCTTCCGTCATAGCGATTGGAGTCGAAAGCAAGGCCGCATACCTGTTCTGCAAGATGTTTGTGTTTGGTTGGATAATGCCAGGAGTAGCAATAGGCGTTTGTCTTTGGATACATTTTTGTCAGTGTATGAATGTAGAACTATCATATGGCGGAGACACACAATGTTCGTTACAGGGATCTGAGGCTCTCTTGTTTTCGTTAGTTGTACCCATCTTAGTTCTTCTTCTTGTTAGCACCATTGCCTTTATCTGTGGTGTACTCCGTGTGAGAAAGATACGCGAGTTTGTTACAGCTTTTACAGAGGAGATTACAGAAAGTACTGTGTCAGATATTATACTTTACATTGTG CTATGTTTGTTACTCCTCATACCATGGGGCCTAGCGATTGCAGATTTGCTCTTCCAAATCCAGATCCTAAATGACATCAATCGTGTTACGTACTCTTTGCAAGGTATCTTTGTCTTTTCCGCTCTCCTCTCAACCGACAGAGTACGCAGTTTGTATAGACAGAAGAACCCACAGCCACCACTACTGGAAGGAGACACACCTGCGGGAGTTAACAGACAACTATCAACGCGATTAGATGCTCCTGATGGTGCGAGCAATAGGGTGTGGTTAAAAAGAAATAGCAATCATGAAGGGGATATACAATTCCCTGGTGGGAGTGCTGGGGACGACACGTGGCTTTGA
- the LOC140148934 gene encoding uncharacterized protein → MQLTDLLLIVFLSILFSAMQVQVEALICYSCTYISLQGSNIPDDLIPGSDDRCITKEAFTADCDIYTAQYGEVTQCIKYDTISQIQTATGESFTATFVRKQCDFSGLSTQETDYCLSADETNLSEELSNTEFTENLEDIIGAIQNVEVDGYVCRCDSDECNTSMARKPKLLFVIFVTIVLFILM, encoded by the exons ATGCAGTTAACAGATTTACTGCTTATTGTCTTTTTAAGCATTCTGTTCTCTGCCATGCAAG TCCAAGTTGAGGCTTTGATATGCTATTCGTGTACCTATATCTCATTGCAAGGATCTAATATCCCTGATGACTTAATACCAGGGAGTGATGATAGATGTATAACTAAAGAAGCCTTTACAGCGGATTGTGATATATACACGGCACAGTATGGCGAGGTAACCCAATGCATCAAATATGACACTATATCTCAAATCCAAACGGCTACAG GCGAAAGCTTCACGGCAACGTTTGTTCGAAAGCAATGTGACTTCTCAGGATTGTCAACGCAAGAGACAGATTATTGCTTATCTGCGGATGAAACCAATCTAAGTGAAGAATTGAGTAACACCGAATTCACGGAGAACTTAGAAGATATTATAGGAgctattcaaaatgttgaagttGATGGATATGTTTGCCGCTGTGACTCAGATGAATGTAATACCTCAATGGCAAGAAAACCCAAGttattgtttgtgatatttgtcACAATTGTTCTGTTCATATTGATGTAA